A window of Fibrobacter sp. UWH6 contains these coding sequences:
- a CDS encoding fumarate reductase/succinate dehydrogenase flavoprotein subunit, with protein MILDSKIPGGSIEEKWTKHKFELKLVNPANKRKFTVLVVGTGLAGASAAASLAELGYNVKSFCIQDSPRRAHSIAAQGGINAAKSYKNDGDSVYRLFYDTVKGGDFRAREANVHRLAENSNLIIDQCVAQGVPFGREYGGLLDNRSFGGTQVSRTFYARGQTGQQLLLGAYQALMRQVAAGKVTLLPRREMMDLVVVDGKARGIIVRNLVTGELESHVGDAVCLCTGGYGNVYYLSTNAQGSNVTAAFRAYKKGAAFANPCYTQIHPTCLPRHGDLQSKLTLMSESLRNDGRIWVPRKAGDKRSPDQIPEEDRYYYLEEKYPSFGNLVPRDVASRNAKQVCDAGLGVGNTGLAVYLDFADAIKRMGVAGVSAKYGNLFQMYEKIVDEDPYKVPMRIFPAIHYTMGGLWVDYDLMSTIPGCFVLGEANFSDHGANRLGASALMQGLSDGYFVIPFTIGGYFAGTKLEKVSESDPAFEDCKKQTAEKISKLLSIKGHRTVND; from the coding sequence ATGATTCTCGATTCTAAAATTCCTGGTGGTTCCATTGAAGAAAAGTGGACCAAGCATAAGTTTGAACTGAAGCTCGTGAACCCCGCTAACAAGCGTAAGTTCACCGTTCTCGTGGTGGGTACCGGTCTTGCTGGTGCTTCCGCTGCAGCTTCTCTCGCAGAACTGGGCTACAATGTGAAGTCCTTCTGCATTCAGGACTCTCCCCGTCGTGCTCACTCCATTGCTGCCCAGGGTGGTATCAATGCTGCTAAGAGCTATAAGAACGATGGTGACTCTGTCTATCGTCTTTTCTACGATACCGTTAAGGGCGGTGACTTCCGCGCTCGTGAAGCCAACGTTCATCGTCTCGCCGAAAACTCCAACCTGATCATCGACCAGTGCGTCGCTCAGGGTGTTCCCTTCGGCCGTGAATACGGTGGCCTCCTGGACAACCGCTCCTTCGGTGGTACCCAGGTTTCTCGTACCTTCTACGCTCGCGGTCAGACCGGTCAGCAGCTCCTCCTCGGTGCATACCAGGCTCTCATGCGCCAGGTTGCAGCAGGCAAGGTAACTCTCCTTCCTCGTCGCGAAATGATGGACCTCGTGGTTGTCGATGGCAAGGCTCGCGGTATTATCGTTCGTAACCTGGTGACTGGCGAACTTGAAAGCCACGTTGGCGACGCAGTCTGCCTTTGCACCGGTGGTTACGGTAACGTTTACTACCTGTCCACCAACGCTCAGGGTTCTAACGTTACTGCAGCATTCCGCGCTTACAAGAAGGGTGCCGCATTTGCTAACCCCTGCTACACTCAGATTCACCCGACCTGCTTGCCCCGTCATGGAGACCTGCAGTCCAAGCTGACTCTGATGTCTGAATCTCTCCGTAACGATGGCCGTATTTGGGTTCCCCGTAAGGCTGGCGACAAGCGTTCTCCGGACCAGATTCCTGAAGAAGATCGTTACTACTACCTCGAAGAAAAGTACCCCAGCTTCGGTAACCTCGTTCCTCGTGACGTGGCTTCCCGTAACGCTAAGCAGGTTTGCGACGCCGGTCTCGGCGTAGGCAACACCGGCCTCGCAGTTTACCTGGACTTCGCAGACGCTATCAAGCGCATGGGCGTTGCAGGTGTTTCTGCTAAGTATGGTAACCTCTTCCAGATGTACGAAAAGATCGTTGACGAAGACCCGTACAAGGTTCCGATGCGCATCTTCCCGGCCATCCACTACACCATGGGTGGTCTGTGGGTTGACTACGATCTGATGTCCACCATCCCGGGTTGCTTCGTTCTCGGTGAAGCAAACTTCTCTGACCACGGTGCTAACCGTCTCGGTGCTTCTGCTTTGATGCAGGGTCTTTCCGATGGTTACTTCGTGATTCCGTTCACCATCGGTGGCTACTTCGCAGGCACCAAGCTGGAAAAGGTTTCCGAATCTGATCCTGCTTTCGAAGACTGCAAGAAGCAGACCGCAGAAAAGATTTCCAAGCTCCTTTCCATCAAGGGTCACCGCACTGTTAACGAT
- a CDS encoding succinate dehydrogenase cytochrome b subunit: MQWIIKYLTSSIGKKQIMGCSGAFLALFILVHMCGNLQLLNFDQSAAQASYNAYTEFLTSFNPLHFPVKLIYLMELGMVAAFGLHIGLGVLLKLENKKARGAVGYEVNARKGNKSFATFTMIWTGLIILGFGIQHLANLKFGAHYLYQNAAGEIVRDMWLTTIDMFANPVWTVFYLVAMLVIGIHLFHAISSAFQTLGLAHQKWTPVIEVIGIAYSIVIAIGFAVEAAFSCYIAHQPETEALRAKSHELQQQLEQKKAASEAKTSFVVPSVGIISTNV, from the coding sequence ATGCAATGGATCATTAAGTACCTTACCTCTTCCATTGGTAAGAAACAGATCATGGGATGCTCTGGTGCGTTCCTCGCTCTGTTCATCCTCGTCCACATGTGCGGCAACCTCCAGTTGCTGAACTTTGATCAGTCTGCAGCACAGGCATCCTACAATGCCTATACTGAATTCCTGACCAGCTTCAACCCGCTCCACTTCCCGGTAAAGTTGATTTACCTCATGGAACTGGGCATGGTTGCTGCATTCGGTCTCCATATCGGTCTCGGCGTTTTGCTGAAGCTCGAAAACAAGAAGGCTCGTGGCGCTGTGGGTTACGAAGTCAACGCTCGCAAGGGTAACAAGTCCTTCGCTACCTTCACCATGATCTGGACCGGCCTTATCATTCTCGGCTTTGGCATCCAGCATCTCGCTAACCTCAAGTTCGGTGCTCACTACCTGTACCAGAACGCTGCCGGCGAAATCGTCCGCGACATGTGGCTCACCACCATCGACATGTTTGCTAACCCGGTTTGGACCGTGTTCTACCTGGTTGCCATGCTCGTTATCGGCATCCACCTGTTCCATGCCATTTCTTCTGCTTTCCAGACTCTCGGCCTTGCTCACCAGAAGTGGACTCCGGTTATCGAAGTTATCGGCATTGCATACAGCATCGTGATTGCAATCGGCTTTGCTGTTGAAGCTGCATTCTCCTGCTACATCGCTCATCAGCCGGAAACCGAAGCTCTCCGCGCCAAGTCTCATGAACTCCAGCAGCAGCTGGAACAGAAGAAGGCCGCTTCCGAAGCTAAGACTTCTTTCGTCGTTCCCTCTGTCGGCATCATTTCCACCAACGTTTAA
- the ndk gene encoding nucleoside-diphosphate kinase encodes MEMTFAMIKPNAVKSGLIGQIIARYEAAGLSVCAIKMHQMTSADARGFYAEHVEKPFFPELEAYMTKGPSVMLALGGENAIAKVRAINGATNPAKAEPGTLRYDFAPSMTENVVHSSDSPASAERELDFWFKKEDRYAYEAASKKACCIL; translated from the coding sequence ATGGAAATGACATTCGCTATGATCAAGCCCAACGCCGTGAAGAGCGGCCTGATTGGTCAAATTATTGCCCGTTACGAAGCTGCAGGCCTCTCCGTCTGCGCTATCAAGATGCATCAGATGACTTCTGCTGACGCTCGCGGTTTCTATGCCGAACACGTCGAGAAGCCTTTCTTCCCGGAACTGGAAGCCTACATGACTAAGGGTCCTTCCGTGATGCTCGCTCTGGGTGGCGAAAATGCCATTGCCAAGGTTCGCGCTATCAACGGTGCTACCAATCCGGCTAAGGCAGAACCCGGTACCCTCCGCTACGATTTTGCTCCTTCCATGACCGAAAATGTTGTCCATAGCTCCGACAGTCCTGCATCCGCAGAACGCGAACTGGACTTCTGGTTCAAGAAGGAAGACCGCTACGCCTACGAAGCTGCAAGCAAGAAGGCTTGCTGCATCCTCTAA
- a CDS encoding peptidyl-prolyl cis-trans isomerase — protein MKLRFAFFTVSLLNLFALTGCNSVGDKDTILARIDKEVVYREDLVLLMKNSISSKEPLNKRLYENVYAKEAVVSKALTQFPELNKEWEEFLGLIEPKLLASVYQRFYLNERLTYSEPELRHFYDEHRSLFEEAPLPDFSVIQGIVACEYYMSHSKEALNAYLKEHLMGSTSREDSITWKTKFVELHRSELKEQIARNLASDLHVTFHELPKPEPKAFYEKHMDMFMTAPGYELYHVQGTDSVALAALFNETTDLENFKKIASTKSANKATAKEGGFVGYVKDGFAMPYGIGMVSGLSAALNGKDAGFVSPVIKADVGNAYHVFYLSSLVQPKQKTFDRVEASIKQGLASGEFFDVDSSYVLLSENGETLLTEGELKRICKRDFMAEVNARNHQHLFSMVVERLLFSKAALNLKLDKTWEYRALVRAARRNFIFDNYFFKKRQNVEVSEDSLKAFYERYGSPVHQEYSFEQGRSEVRAAAMFPMNILRHEYFLSKKSSYFKLDFKQTLPVLFRQNWRMQSDMSEARFAAESYQSAVLHFYDSSIQEWEPTILADRLVANADSLRKEGLNDEALEAYRNLIFAYGENDSLVKLAIYESAQIYNETGRFEEAEAEYQACYEIFPDSPEAEKSLFSRGFILSENLNKNDEALQVLKTFQQKYPNSELKESVDWLVQNIESDGKLADDLLKKISAEE, from the coding sequence ATGAAACTCCGCTTTGCCTTTTTTACTGTGAGTCTCCTAAATCTGTTTGCCTTGACTGGCTGCAACAGTGTGGGGGATAAGGATACCATTCTTGCTCGCATTGATAAGGAAGTCGTCTATCGAGAAGACCTTGTTCTCTTGATGAAAAATTCCATTTCCTCCAAGGAACCTTTGAACAAGCGTCTCTACGAAAATGTTTATGCGAAGGAAGCCGTCGTTTCCAAGGCTTTGACACAGTTCCCCGAGTTGAACAAGGAATGGGAAGAATTTCTCGGTTTGATTGAGCCCAAGCTGCTTGCTTCCGTCTATCAGCGTTTCTACCTGAATGAACGCCTTACTTATTCCGAACCGGAACTTCGTCATTTCTATGACGAACATCGCAGCCTGTTTGAAGAGGCGCCCCTTCCTGATTTTAGTGTCATTCAGGGAATTGTTGCCTGCGAATACTATATGTCTCATTCCAAGGAAGCCTTGAATGCTTACTTGAAAGAACACTTGATGGGCTCTACGTCCAGAGAAGATTCCATAACTTGGAAGACCAAGTTCGTTGAACTCCACCGTTCTGAACTCAAGGAACAGATTGCAAGGAACCTCGCCTCAGACCTTCATGTGACGTTCCATGAATTGCCTAAGCCGGAACCGAAGGCTTTCTACGAAAAGCATATGGATATGTTCATGACTGCCCCCGGTTATGAACTGTATCATGTGCAGGGAACAGATTCCGTTGCCCTGGCAGCCCTGTTTAACGAAACCACTGACCTTGAAAATTTCAAGAAAATCGCTTCCACAAAGAGTGCAAATAAAGCTACCGCCAAGGAAGGCGGCTTTGTCGGCTACGTCAAGGACGGCTTTGCCATGCCGTACGGTATTGGCATGGTTTCTGGTTTGAGTGCCGCCTTGAATGGCAAGGATGCAGGCTTTGTATCGCCTGTAATCAAGGCCGATGTCGGTAATGCCTACCACGTATTCTATCTGTCTTCCCTGGTTCAGCCGAAACAAAAGACTTTTGATCGCGTTGAAGCCTCTATCAAGCAGGGGTTGGCTAGCGGAGAATTCTTTGATGTGGATTCTTCCTATGTTCTCCTGTCTGAAAATGGTGAAACTTTGCTGACTGAAGGGGAACTGAAGCGTATTTGCAAAAGGGATTTCATGGCCGAGGTCAATGCTCGCAACCATCAGCACTTGTTTAGCATGGTTGTAGAAAGACTGCTGTTCAGCAAGGCTGCCCTGAATTTGAAACTGGATAAAACCTGGGAATACCGCGCCTTGGTGCGTGCAGCCCGTCGAAATTTCATCTTCGATAACTACTTCTTTAAGAAACGTCAGAACGTAGAAGTTAGCGAAGATTCCCTGAAGGCTTTCTACGAACGTTATGGAAGCCCCGTGCATCAGGAATATTCCTTTGAACAGGGACGCAGTGAGGTTCGTGCCGCAGCAATGTTCCCGATGAATATCCTTAGACACGAATATTTCCTGAGTAAAAAATCTAGCTACTTTAAACTTGATTTCAAACAAACTCTTCCGGTCCTCTTCAGACAGAACTGGAGGATGCAGAGCGATATGAGTGAAGCCCGCTTTGCTGCTGAAAGTTACCAGTCTGCTGTGCTTCACTTCTACGATAGCAGTATCCAGGAATGGGAGCCTACGATCTTGGCTGATCGACTGGTGGCCAACGCTGATTCCTTGCGTAAGGAAGGCTTGAATGATGAAGCACTGGAAGCCTATCGCAATTTGATTTTTGCCTATGGCGAAAACGATTCTCTTGTGAAGTTGGCTATCTACGAAAGCGCTCAAATTTATAACGAGACTGGCCGCTTTGAAGAAGCTGAAGCGGAGTATCAGGCTTGCTACGAAATCTTCCCCGATAGCCCTGAAGCGGAAAAGTCCTTGTTCAGCCGCGGTTTTATCTTGAGCGAGAATCTCAATAAGAACGATGAGGCTCTCCAGGTCCTCAAGACTTTCCAACAGAAATATCCGAACAGCGAACTGAAGGAGTCGGTGGACTGGCTGGTGCAGAACATTGAATCAGACGGAAAACTTGCCGACGACCTGCTCAAGAAGATCAGCGCCGAAGAATAA
- a CDS encoding BamA/TamA family outer membrane protein: MNKFLILLLAMIAFSWAADDVKHPWFVQISGNKAFSNYQLEEQLDVPEEFGQMDTTKQDFLMRLSIENIKALYYSRGYYSLDMALNIRKDTTSEGIVQRGYIIHIRDGERYKFSGAKIIVPEEAKLEIDESKLNISKENYYNQEDISEDLQEIQRVYRKEGYLHAYLSSIEMLDSLHKKIFVEITITPGAKVLMGNMISTSFRSADKKLQGPTEAGLTDTAWLSSLWKIEQGELIDGNQYNSFKSKLFSTQLFTQVKMSDTLREDGLSDVYLNVTERVPGETRYGFFYEEIYGFGALAYARHKNFFGHFHEFSSSVQIAQHKQEASIGYANPLLFGTSVSFIPTAIRFDNRLTLNHEKITQPAYDDRYEERYEIINRGDITFGITNHIRFRGTIDTRYVSKAKDTVLVVSKENSGTADISDTASLSSSQDSLLETQNKDKLLKLKGEIALTFDFTNDYFNPTKGIRLAPTFGAGTNWDGDLKSFNMRGDPYTYGEITANAYLPLFWTFFGAISGSTGRFFAKALEEDARIFYQGGSRSVRGYKFRHIFASRDSIIYTGQESSIKADTIINTGLTPTYFRFNEEIRWMFPWKGWRHWQLVQFYDWAKVTDDEDDIYTSARNESLGLGIRYSWQFLTFRLDYAFKKNLTDWSAEGFAWSRFAFDLSHTF, encoded by the coding sequence ATGAATAAATTTCTAATCCTCCTCTTGGCAATGATTGCGTTTTCATGGGCAGCAGACGATGTAAAGCATCCCTGGTTTGTACAAATCTCCGGAAACAAGGCGTTCTCTAATTACCAGTTAGAAGAACAGCTCGACGTTCCCGAAGAGTTCGGCCAGATGGACACCACAAAGCAAGACTTCCTCATGAGACTTTCTATAGAGAACATCAAGGCTCTCTATTACTCTAGAGGTTACTACAGCCTTGACATGGCACTCAACATCCGCAAGGACACAACCTCGGAAGGTATTGTCCAGAGAGGTTATATCATCCACATCCGAGACGGCGAACGTTACAAATTTAGCGGTGCAAAAATCATCGTTCCCGAAGAAGCAAAATTGGAAATTGACGAAAGCAAATTGAACATTTCAAAGGAAAACTATTACAACCAGGAAGACATCTCAGAAGACCTGCAGGAAATCCAGCGCGTATACCGCAAGGAAGGCTATCTTCACGCCTATCTTTCTTCCATTGAAATGTTGGATTCCCTACACAAGAAGATATTTGTCGAGATTACAATTACCCCAGGTGCCAAAGTCCTGATGGGAAACATGATCAGCACCAGCTTCCGTTCCGCCGACAAAAAACTGCAGGGGCCAACGGAAGCAGGACTTACGGATACCGCCTGGCTTTCAAGCCTATGGAAAATCGAACAAGGCGAACTGATTGACGGAAACCAGTACAATTCATTCAAGTCGAAACTGTTCTCGACCCAGTTGTTCACTCAGGTAAAAATGAGCGACACCCTCCGCGAAGACGGTCTGTCTGACGTATATCTAAACGTAACGGAGCGTGTACCCGGCGAAACTCGTTACGGATTCTTCTATGAAGAAATCTACGGATTCGGAGCCTTGGCCTACGCTCGTCACAAAAACTTCTTCGGTCACTTCCACGAATTTTCATCAAGTGTTCAAATTGCACAACACAAGCAGGAAGCCTCCATCGGTTACGCAAACCCGCTACTTTTCGGAACATCCGTAAGCTTTATTCCCACAGCAATCCGTTTCGACAACCGACTGACATTAAACCACGAAAAAATCACGCAGCCCGCCTACGATGACCGATACGAAGAACGCTACGAAATCATCAACCGAGGAGACATTACCTTCGGCATTACCAACCATATTAGATTCCGCGGTACGATCGATACCCGATACGTTTCCAAAGCCAAGGATACCGTACTTGTCGTAAGCAAGGAGAATTCAGGCACCGCAGACATCAGCGATACAGCAAGCCTCTCAAGTTCACAGGACTCTTTGCTAGAAACGCAAAATAAAGATAAGTTGCTTAAGCTAAAGGGTGAAATTGCCCTTACATTTGACTTTACCAACGACTATTTCAACCCCACCAAGGGAATCCGCCTTGCCCCCACATTCGGCGCAGGAACGAACTGGGACGGCGATCTGAAATCATTCAACATGAGAGGCGATCCCTACACCTACGGCGAAATAACAGCAAACGCCTACCTCCCCCTATTCTGGACATTTTTCGGAGCAATTAGTGGAAGTACGGGCCGCTTCTTCGCAAAGGCCCTGGAAGAAGACGCACGCATTTTCTACCAGGGCGGTTCCCGATCCGTTCGCGGTTATAAATTCAGACATATTTTTGCCAGCCGAGATTCTATCATCTACACAGGGCAAGAATCTTCCATCAAGGCAGACACAATCATCAACACGGGCCTTACCCCCACCTACTTCAGATTCAACGAAGAAATCCGCTGGATGTTCCCCTGGAAAGGATGGAGACACTGGCAACTCGTACAATTCTACGACTGGGCTAAAGTAACCGACGATGAAGACGACATCTACACATCAGCCCGAAATGAAAGCCTTGGCCTCGGAATTCGCTATAGTTGGCAATTCCTGACTTTCCGACTTGATTACGCCTTCAAGAAAAATTTGACCGATTGGAGTGCAGAAGGATTCGCCTGGAGCAGATTCGCCTTCGACCTATCCCACACGTTCTAA
- a CDS encoding ABC transporter ATP-binding protein, which yields MSDLGSFFYILNMDAIKLENVSFRYPRAAVEALSQVNLQIPQGSFFALLGPNGAGKTTLLRLLCGRFASYEGTLNIAEGFRGPNGFLDPKSYGILLENPGVYPKLSVEEYVKYFAGMYGCGECGTRLQSLARDLELPALSTKLSALSLGNRQKVQILRALIHNPKLLILDEPVANLDPMSRETVWRLIADWRKRDGGTAIVCSHILAEMDQEATDYAIVNHGKILKAGAVPSNAHSPLQKGKNFDLSFEQDVSQELIQRALESAGLPSVSIRYAGSSLADIYKENV from the coding sequence ATGAGCGACTTGGGGTCTTTTTTCTATATTCTGAACATGGACGCAATCAAGCTTGAAAACGTTTCCTTTCGCTATCCGAGGGCGGCTGTAGAGGCTCTTTCCCAGGTGAATCTTCAAATTCCCCAGGGGAGTTTCTTTGCGTTGCTGGGCCCCAATGGGGCGGGGAAGACGACCTTGTTGCGATTGCTTTGCGGTCGTTTCGCGTCTTATGAGGGAACCTTGAATATTGCGGAAGGATTCCGCGGGCCTAACGGCTTTCTTGACCCCAAGTCCTATGGAATTCTCCTTGAAAATCCTGGCGTCTACCCGAAGCTTTCCGTTGAAGAATATGTGAAGTATTTTGCGGGCATGTACGGCTGTGGCGAATGCGGTACCCGTTTGCAATCCCTTGCCAGGGACTTGGAGTTGCCTGCCTTGTCGACGAAACTTTCCGCTCTTTCCTTGGGGAACCGTCAGAAGGTTCAAATCCTGCGAGCCCTGATTCATAATCCAAAGTTATTGATTCTTGATGAACCTGTAGCTAATCTGGACCCAATGTCCCGCGAAACGGTTTGGCGCCTTATTGCGGATTGGCGTAAACGGGATGGTGGCACCGCCATTGTGTGTTCCCATATCCTTGCCGAAATGGATCAGGAAGCTACAGATTATGCCATTGTGAACCATGGCAAGATTCTGAAGGCGGGGGCAGTTCCTTCTAATGCGCACTCTCCTTTGCAAAAGGGCAAAAATTTTGACTTGTCCTTTGAACAGGATGTTTCCCAGGAGCTGATTCAGCGTGCTTTAGAAAGCGCTGGCCTTCCTTCGGTTTCTATAAGGTATGCGGGATCCTCTCTTGCGGATATCTATAAAGAGAACGTCTAA
- the glyA gene encoding serine hydroxymethyltransferase, producing MLKSTLQQTDPAIFDIIKEEAERQEYGIELIASENYTSKAVMEAMGSVLTNKYSEGYVGKRYYGGNEVIDKMEALAIERCKQLFGCDHANIQPLSGSPANAAVYMGVLKPGDKVLGLKLDHGGHLSHGHPVNFSGMLYNFVQYEVDKETGRIDMDKVREIALKEKPRLILAGFSAYSRNLDWKKFKEIADEVGALTMADISHVAGLIAGKAIESPVPYFDIVTTTTHKTLRGPRSAIIMCKDKMIKKIVKGEEKEVSLPKAIDAGLFPGMQGGPHDHINAGKAVAFLEALQPEFQTYAQNIIKNAKAMADELMKLGYKIISDGTDNHLMVVDMTSKGIGGKDAEIAMEKVGISCSRSTIPFDTRKPMDPSGVRLGTAAITTRGFDENDSRLVAQIIDRCIQNKDNEEGLKAIRQEIIDLCKKHPLYA from the coding sequence ATGCTTAAATCTACTCTGCAGCAGACCGATCCGGCAATCTTCGACATCATCAAGGAAGAAGCCGAACGTCAGGAATATGGCATCGAACTGATCGCCTCCGAAAACTACACCTCCAAGGCCGTCATGGAAGCTATGGGTTCCGTGCTGACCAACAAGTACAGCGAAGGCTACGTTGGCAAGCGCTACTACGGTGGTAACGAAGTGATCGACAAGATGGAAGCCCTGGCAATCGAACGTTGCAAGCAGCTCTTTGGTTGTGACCACGCAAACATCCAGCCCCTTTCCGGTTCTCCTGCAAACGCCGCTGTCTACATGGGCGTTCTCAAGCCGGGTGACAAGGTTCTCGGCCTCAAGCTGGACCACGGTGGACACCTTTCTCACGGCCATCCGGTGAACTTCTCCGGTATGCTCTACAACTTCGTCCAGTACGAAGTGGATAAGGAAACTGGCCGCATCGACATGGACAAGGTCCGTGAAATCGCCCTTAAGGAAAAGCCCCGCTTGATCCTCGCTGGCTTCTCCGCTTACAGCCGCAACCTGGACTGGAAGAAGTTCAAGGAAATCGCCGACGAAGTTGGCGCTCTCACCATGGCTGACATTTCTCACGTTGCTGGCCTCATCGCTGGTAAGGCTATCGAATCTCCGGTTCCCTACTTCGATATCGTCACCACCACCACCCATAAGACTCTCCGCGGTCCCCGTTCTGCAATCATCATGTGCAAGGACAAGATGATCAAGAAGATCGTCAAGGGTGAAGAAAAGGAAGTCTCCCTGCCCAAGGCAATCGACGCAGGTCTGTTCCCGGGTATGCAGGGTGGTCCCCATGACCACATCAACGCTGGTAAGGCTGTTGCCTTCCTCGAAGCTCTCCAGCCGGAATTCCAGACCTATGCCCAGAACATCATCAAGAACGCAAAGGCTATGGCCGACGAATTGATGAAGCTCGGTTACAAGATCATTTCCGACGGTACCGATAACCACCTCATGGTTGTGGACATGACTTCCAAGGGTATCGGTGGTAAGGATGCCGAAATCGCAATGGAAAAGGTTGGCATCTCCTGCAGCCGTTCCACCATCCCGTTCGACACTCGCAAGCCCATGGATCCGTCCGGCGTACGTCTTGGCACCGCTGCCATCACTACCCGTGGCTTCGACGAAAACGATTCCCGCCTGGTAGCTCAGATCATAGACCGTTGCATCCAGAACAAGGACAACGAAGAAGGCCTGAAGGCTATCCGTCAGGAAATCATCGACCTCTGCAAGAAGCACCCGCTTTACGCATAA
- a CDS encoding cellulase family glycosylhydrolase: protein MKKIIALGLMTAGLATMAFGANRVGPVSQYGQLQAGKNAAGKGRIYGSCPAYSTSGNEVAVQGMSLFWSMTKTAGINFWNGDVIKGLVDKHKIQLIRAPMGVDGSWEDDVGNYYTNAMHETAMNAVVQAAIDNDIYVLIDYHSHCAEKNTAGATQFFGKMAQKWGKYDNVIFEIYNEPKHGDCNEENPWYDAAEAKNYWKSNIYPYANAVISEIRKYSDNLVVVGTPYYDQYVDAAAVQPINDKNVAYTFHYYAGEEVQNSEWTHKVDVLGKNPEKMMAAGYSVFVTEWGNSAPSGDGGFTKSYSAEWYNWMKTNQLSGANWSVSNKAETASYFTTGVSASTPSSQWSYTESGSWTNENVFAALPATYKACDGSSAPSSDSQQQNASSSSQQQIASSSSQQQIASSSAQQQAQSSSAQQQVANSSAQQQITSSASQTVTGGANVSGSLNQTVAQGGTFNTITITGVSSFNRDTYSAYFLQVKQEGDKVTISTQGGAIDQYLNTGDYSDTFTVNGEKLTLNVKVVAAGTEIASSDSQAPASSATAALAAVQKSNITVAVAGRMLNIAGVTSADVDLFDLQGRPMVRLKNVVGSADLSAVPSGNYIVRVRSGAVNMTRKVNLR from the coding sequence ATGAAGAAGATTATCGCATTGGGTCTTATGACCGCAGGTCTTGCCACTATGGCATTTGGCGCAAATCGCGTCGGTCCCGTTTCTCAGTATGGTCAGCTTCAGGCTGGCAAGAACGCCGCAGGCAAGGGCCGTATTTACGGTAGCTGCCCGGCTTACAGCACCAGCGGCAACGAAGTCGCTGTTCAGGGTATGAGCCTTTTCTGGTCCATGACGAAAACTGCCGGTATTAATTTCTGGAACGGAGACGTCATCAAGGGCCTGGTGGATAAGCACAAGATCCAGCTGATTCGTGCTCCCATGGGTGTTGATGGCTCCTGGGAAGATGATGTTGGCAACTACTACACCAATGCCATGCACGAAACCGCCATGAATGCCGTTGTCCAGGCTGCTATCGATAACGATATCTACGTGCTTATCGACTATCATTCCCATTGCGCCGAAAAGAATACCGCAGGTGCAACTCAGTTCTTTGGCAAGATGGCTCAGAAGTGGGGCAAGTACGACAACGTAATCTTCGAAATTTATAACGAACCCAAGCATGGTGATTGCAACGAAGAAAATCCTTGGTACGATGCTGCAGAAGCAAAGAATTACTGGAAATCTAACATCTATCCCTATGCAAATGCCGTCATTTCTGAGATTCGTAAATATTCCGACAACCTGGTTGTTGTTGGTACGCCATATTACGATCAGTACGTAGATGCTGCGGCCGTTCAGCCTATTAACGACAAGAATGTTGCCTATACATTTCATTATTACGCAGGTGAAGAAGTCCAGAATTCCGAATGGACTCACAAGGTGGATGTACTTGGCAAGAATCCTGAAAAGATGATGGCTGCCGGCTATTCCGTTTTCGTAACGGAATGGGGAAACTCCGCTCCCAGCGGTGATGGTGGCTTTACAAAATCCTATAGTGCCGAATGGTACAATTGGATGAAGACCAACCAGCTCTCCGGTGCCAACTGGTCTGTGTCCAACAAGGCTGAAACGGCTTCCTACTTCACTACCGGTGTTTCTGCAAGTACTCCTTCTAGCCAGTGGAGCTATACCGAAAGCGGTAGCTGGACAAACGAGAACGTATTTGCTGCATTGCCGGCAACTTATAAGGCTTGCGACGGTTCTTCTGCTCCGTCTTCTGATAGCCAGCAGCAGAACGCCTCTTCTTCTAGCCAGCAGCAGATTGCCAGCTCCAGCAGCCAGCAGCAGATCGCAAGTTCTAGTGCTCAGCAGCAGGCTCAGTCAAGCAGCGCTCAACAGCAGGTCGCAAACTCCAGCGCCCAGCAGCAGATTACTTCCAGTGCTAGCCAGACTGTTACCGGCGGCGCAAATGTTTCCGGTAGCCTGAATCAGACTGTGGCTCAGGGCGGTACCTTTAACACCATTACCATTACTGGCGTGAGCAGCTTCAATCGCGATACTTACTCAGCTTACTTCCTCCAGGTCAAACAGGAAGGGGATAAGGTGACTATCAGTACCCAGGGTGGTGCAATCGATCAGTATTTGAATACGGGTGATTACTCGGATACCTTTACCGTTAACGGTGAAAAGCTGACCTTGAACGTGAAGGTCGTTGCCGCCGGTACAGAAATCGCTTCCAGTGATTCCCAGGCTCCGGCAAGCTCTGCTACAGCGGCCCTGGCTGCTGTCCAGAAGTCCAATATCACCGTGGCTGTGGCTGGCCGCATGCTGAACATCGCTGGCGTAACCTCCGCCGATGTGGATTTGTTTGACCTGCAAGGTCGTCCCATGGTCCGCCTGAAGAATGTGGTTGGTTCTGCTGACTTGTCCGCAGTTCCCAGTGGCAACTACATTGTCAGAGTCCGTTCCGGTGCGGTGAACATGACCCGAAAGGTGAACCTCCGATAA